Proteins from a genomic interval of Paenibacillus sp. RC334:
- a CDS encoding LysE family transporter, which produces MPLLSFLLYVFVTSFTPGPNNIMAMLFANKFGLKKTIRFCSGVGAGFFVIMLLSSYFNLLLENFIPKIQFVMTILGAAYMLYLAVKIIMSKDSGKDNDEGKNNSFLTGMLLQFINPKGILYGITAISTFILPYHHSNFSLILYSLFLAFVGFMSTFCWSVFGSVFQKFLSKYRSQFNIIMALLLVYSAISILVE; this is translated from the coding sequence GTGCCTTTATTATCATTTTTGCTATATGTTTTTGTTACCAGTTTTACGCCAGGCCCCAATAACATTATGGCCATGCTCTTTGCTAATAAATTCGGGCTTAAAAAGACAATTCGATTTTGTTCAGGAGTAGGTGCAGGTTTCTTTGTAATCATGTTATTGAGTAGTTATTTTAATCTTTTACTTGAAAATTTCATTCCCAAAATTCAATTTGTGATGACGATCCTGGGTGCAGCCTATATGCTATATCTGGCTGTAAAAATAATTATGAGTAAAGATAGTGGTAAAGATAATGATGAGGGCAAGAATAACAGTTTTCTAACAGGTATGCTTTTGCAATTTATCAATCCGAAAGGAATTTTATATGGTATCACTGCTATATCAACCTTCATCCTTCCATATCACCATTCAAATTTCAGCTTGATATTGTATTCGTTATTTCTAGCTTTTGTTGGTTTTATGAGTACATTCTGTTGGAGTGTGTTTGGCTCCGTTTTTCAAAAGTTCTTATCAAAATATAGAAGTCAGTTTAATATAATAATGGCTTTGTTATTAGTATATAGTGCAATTTCGATTCTTGTAGAATGA
- a CDS encoding NAD(P)H oxidoreductase, giving the protein MKVLLVVTHPREDSLTLAAMNRFVEGLKENKHEVDILDLYRDGFNPVYSAADELDWNTPHKQYAPETRREMDRIAAADALVFVFPLWWYSVPSMLKGYLDKVWNIGLLEEFKTKQVLWLCLAGGTKEHLIKYEYHDIVTNYLNKVIAVYARVRESRVEFFYDTLSESKEYIEGLLEHAYQLGRAYK; this is encoded by the coding sequence ATGAAAGTTCTATTGGTCGTTACGCATCCTAGAGAAGATTCACTTACCCTTGCAGCCATGAATCGTTTTGTAGAGGGATTGAAGGAGAATAAGCACGAGGTAGATATTTTGGACTTGTATCGGGATGGGTTTAATCCGGTATATAGCGCGGCAGATGAGCTGGATTGGAATACGCCTCATAAACAATATGCTCCTGAAACACGGAGAGAGATGGACAGAATTGCTGCTGCGGATGCTCTGGTCTTTGTATTTCCTCTATGGTGGTACAGTGTTCCTTCCATGCTAAAAGGGTACCTGGATAAAGTGTGGAACATAGGTTTACTTGAGGAGTTCAAGACAAAACAGGTCTTGTGGCTGTGCTTGGCGGGAGGAACGAAAGAACATTTGATCAAGTATGAATACCACGATATAGTTACTAATTATTTGAACAAAGTGATTGCTGTCTACGCGAGAGTAAGAGAGTCCAGGGTTGAGTTCTTCTACGATACCTTGTCCGAATCGAAAGAATACATTGAAGGTCTGCTGGAGCACGCCTATCAATTAGGTCGAGCATATAAGTAA
- a CDS encoding ABC transporter permease, which translates to MKSLRDEWTYLVHSKYPIIAIIFPLIAVLGYSLLLPSSQINEANVVVVDQDNTAYSREFIQKIDASPNMNVAEVVSYTDNPEQYFYHEKYLAVISLPKGLEANHNRSLSSRVGLILDNTNVQSITLIRTAMQEISVSENMGLSVPAIMKTGMNAEQTQGALNGIALEVRSLFNPTNDYQNTTVLAFTCMFSFMMLNINSLPLIARLRVSRRLAAELQNPFNILLRILPYTLFSTAGLIFSLGVLKMFGGSRFEANPVLFIIPVVLYVFGTVCINILVAWGAAHPGVAIGRMVIILMPAFVLSGAVLSRSLFPPLAIQIGDFFPFAWLYKFVRTMGLRGAPLQEMLPELGSLLLYVGVLSMLVIARALWEKQKLAKNATGDAPGMGAAHSAGPTSTPGGGISVQGGAPAPIHDPIKG; encoded by the coding sequence ATGAAATCTCTTCGTGATGAATGGACGTACCTGGTTCATTCCAAGTATCCGATCATAGCTATCATTTTCCCGCTGATTGCAGTGCTGGGATATTCACTGCTACTCCCAAGCAGCCAAATTAACGAAGCTAACGTAGTCGTGGTGGATCAGGATAACACAGCCTATAGCCGTGAGTTCATCCAGAAAATAGATGCCTCCCCTAATATGAACGTGGCTGAGGTTGTTTCATACACTGACAACCCTGAACAATATTTTTATCACGAGAAATATTTGGCTGTTATTTCTCTGCCGAAGGGTTTGGAGGCCAATCACAATCGCTCCCTTTCCAGTCGTGTGGGGCTGATTCTGGATAACACCAATGTCCAATCTATTACTTTGATCCGCACGGCCATGCAGGAAATTAGCGTATCCGAGAATATGGGACTGTCCGTTCCAGCTATCATGAAAACCGGAATGAACGCGGAACAGACCCAGGGAGCATTAAATGGCATCGCTCTTGAGGTACGCTCCCTCTTTAATCCAACGAATGATTATCAGAATACAACAGTGCTTGCATTTACCTGTATGTTCTCTTTTATGATGCTTAATATTAACAGCTTACCTCTTATAGCCAGACTAAGGGTTTCCAGAAGGCTGGCTGCAGAACTTCAAAATCCGTTCAACATATTACTGCGTATTCTTCCTTACACGCTGTTTTCGACGGCAGGTTTAATCTTCTCTCTCGGAGTACTTAAAATGTTTGGGGGCAGCCGATTCGAGGCCAATCCGGTTCTCTTTATCATTCCGGTTGTTCTGTATGTATTCGGTACAGTTTGTATCAATATCCTGGTTGCTTGGGGCGCTGCACATCCGGGAGTAGCCATCGGCAGAATGGTTATTATACTCATGCCTGCTTTTGTTCTCTCGGGAGCCGTTCTCTCAAGATCGTTGTTTCCGCCTTTAGCAATCCAAATCGGTGATTTCTTCCCATTTGCATGGCTGTACAAATTTGTGCGCACGATGGGACTTCGTGGTGCGCCTTTACAAGAAATGCTTCCCGAACTTGGATCACTGTTGCTATATGTCGGTGTACTCTCCATGCTGGTCATAGCCAGAGCGCTGTGGGAAAAGCAAAAGCTGGCCAAAAATGCTACAGGCGATGCTCCTGGAATGGGGGCAGCTCATTCCGCTGGTCCAACTAGCACGCCTGGCGGCGGGATCTCTGTTCAAGGAGGAGCTCCAGCGCCTATACACGATCCAATAAAAGGGTAG
- a CDS encoding MarR family transcriptional regulator, whose amino-acid sequence MDFDLRDLPTRETLQEFSKRIPEIDIKATEAMLFFMRVSSSTFKVSFEGFEQFGISHGKFSILILLYRNMNIGLMATELAEKVGISKPTVTGLIDRLERDGFVIRQSHPSDRRMSIVKLTDQGTALMERLLPVHFTSTSKLMSHLSTDEKELLLTLLQKIELGIPQAQEIYKKAKP is encoded by the coding sequence ATGGATTTTGATTTACGGGATTTGCCCACTCGTGAAACACTTCAAGAATTTTCCAAGCGTATTCCCGAGATTGATATCAAAGCCACAGAAGCCATGCTATTCTTTATGCGCGTATCCTCCAGTACTTTTAAAGTTAGCTTTGAGGGCTTTGAACAATTCGGTATATCTCATGGAAAATTTTCAATATTAATTCTCTTGTACCGAAACATGAACATAGGACTGATGGCTACAGAGCTTGCGGAGAAAGTGGGAATAAGCAAACCTACTGTTACCGGACTCATTGACCGCTTAGAGCGCGATGGTTTTGTCATTAGACAAAGTCACCCTTCTGACCGTCGTATGAGCATCGTTAAACTGACTGATCAAGGGACAGCATTGATGGAGCGGCTGCTGCCTGTACATTTTACAAGCACCTCCAAGCTGATGAGCCACCTATCCACCGATGAAAAAGAGTTATTGCTGACGTTACTGCAAAAAATAGAACTCGGCATTCCCCAAGCACAAGAAATATATAAAAAAGCGAAACCATAA
- a CDS encoding HlyD family efflux transporter periplasmic adaptor subunit — protein sequence MNRTQITSLIIPLISIACLIGGGFLLQTNGQDQVNASRSVKGTTLNSDSIHVSFEQVGGKVLSIPVKEETPVKKGTILMTLDAKDVDLQMEQLRTQIAQFNTQISQQQKSIDLGYARAATQEKQAQLDIAQSQVTQSKSQAALQRAEAAERQATAAEKHVNDGARHEDVQQQRIAVASATKSVQTAQTNYNRNKALYDAGSVSKVALDDADSSLTLAKNQLSQQQESLQKLLNGATAEERMQAKEQTTQASVAVKQAAEEIRGAQLSVDRSKTQLETIQQSRQQLADQKLAVDLLQQQKETQEVQLKTLLLKKERLVLKAPQDGKISAISTKVGENVGQGAPVITLETNELYYDLYVNEDQVGKFKANKEVKTHISALNKDLQGVVRYVTSAPQFANVKMSREKGEADTATFQVRVYVPKESTLLPGMTVKVNTDEISS from the coding sequence ATGAATCGCACACAAATCACCAGTCTCATTATTCCTCTAATTTCTATTGCCTGTCTGATCGGCGGAGGTTTTCTCCTTCAAACCAACGGACAAGACCAAGTCAATGCTTCACGATCTGTTAAAGGTACAACCCTGAATTCGGACAGCATTCATGTATCCTTTGAACAAGTAGGTGGAAAAGTCCTCAGCATTCCAGTAAAAGAGGAAACTCCCGTAAAAAAAGGTACTATCCTTATGACGCTGGACGCCAAAGATGTAGATTTGCAAATGGAGCAACTACGAACGCAAATTGCCCAGTTCAATACACAGATCAGCCAACAGCAAAAATCAATTGACTTAGGTTATGCACGAGCTGCAACTCAGGAAAAGCAGGCACAGCTCGATATTGCACAATCTCAAGTAACTCAAAGCAAGAGTCAAGCAGCATTGCAGCGGGCAGAAGCCGCTGAGCGTCAAGCCACGGCAGCGGAAAAGCACGTCAATGATGGTGCTCGGCATGAGGATGTCCAGCAACAGCGAATTGCAGTAGCCTCCGCAACCAAAAGCGTTCAGACGGCCCAAACTAACTATAATCGTAACAAAGCACTATATGATGCAGGCAGTGTATCCAAAGTTGCATTGGATGATGCCGATTCATCATTGACTTTAGCTAAAAATCAGTTGAGTCAGCAACAAGAGTCTCTGCAAAAGCTGCTCAATGGCGCAACCGCGGAAGAACGAATGCAAGCCAAAGAGCAAACGACACAAGCATCTGTTGCTGTAAAACAAGCAGCGGAAGAAATTCGTGGTGCCCAATTGTCCGTGGATCGTTCCAAAACACAACTGGAAACCATTCAGCAAAGTCGTCAACAGCTAGCAGATCAGAAGCTGGCCGTTGATCTTCTACAACAGCAAAAGGAAACCCAGGAAGTTCAGCTTAAAACGCTATTACTCAAAAAAGAACGTCTGGTGTTGAAAGCACCGCAGGATGGCAAGATCAGTGCTATCAGTACCAAAGTGGGCGAAAATGTGGGACAAGGGGCTCCCGTTATTACTTTAGAAACCAACGAGTTATATTACGATCTCTACGTGAACGAAGATCAAGTGGGGAAATTTAAAGCCAATAAAGAAGTTAAAACCCACATCTCGGCTCTAAATAAGGATTTGCAAGGTGTTGTACGCTATGTTACATCTGCACCACAATTCGCTAATGTAAAAATGTCTCGTGAAAAAGGTGAGGCGGATACCGCTACATTCCAAGTACGTGTATATGTACCAAAAGAGTCTACTTTGCTACCGGGTATGACAGTTAAGGTGAATACTGATGAAATCTCTTCGTGA
- a CDS encoding alanyl-tRNA editing protein — protein sequence MTTKLYYSSPTLTEWETHITRSMERDGGYFVMLEETAFYPHGGGQPCDTGTIQGVPVVDVFLEEGDIWHQVERLPEAEKVACTLDWERRFDHMQQHSGQHLLSAICRELLGARTESFHLGQEYATIDVNCSELTPAQLSAIEQEVNRQIYSNRSIQSYIVTNEQLKDIPLVKMPKVTENIRIVEIEGIEYNACGGTHVGRTGEIGMIKCLKWEKQKGLARIHFKCGLRALQDFNESLQILDVLSAKFNTGRKDILTRFEKWEQEHKQLKAEVDILQEENTSYQAAELLSAVQGKVLAHIFEQKTFQELQQMAAKLTSEHDLLVLLATTAENKIILTHNGTQHVACGAYFKEHLGAFQGKGGGSNQSAQAAFSSREDLLNFFETAQRQFIQG from the coding sequence ATGACGACAAAACTATACTACTCTTCTCCGACCCTTACGGAGTGGGAGACTCATATTACACGCAGCATGGAAAGAGACGGCGGATATTTTGTTATGCTGGAGGAAACGGCTTTTTATCCGCATGGAGGGGGTCAGCCATGTGATACGGGAACGATTCAGGGCGTTCCGGTGGTGGATGTTTTTCTGGAAGAGGGCGATATTTGGCATCAGGTCGAACGTTTGCCGGAGGCTGAGAAGGTGGCTTGCACATTGGATTGGGAGCGCAGATTTGATCATATGCAGCAGCATAGTGGACAGCATTTGTTGTCGGCGATTTGTCGGGAGCTGCTGGGAGCGCGGACGGAAAGCTTTCATCTGGGACAAGAGTACGCCACAATTGATGTAAACTGTTCTGAACTGACACCTGCGCAGTTATCCGCCATCGAGCAGGAAGTGAATCGGCAAATCTATAGTAACCGTAGCATCCAAAGTTATATAGTGACGAACGAGCAATTGAAGGACATTCCACTTGTAAAAATGCCTAAAGTAACGGAGAATATCCGCATTGTCGAGATTGAAGGTATTGAATACAATGCTTGCGGCGGTACACATGTTGGCCGAACCGGGGAAATTGGAATGATCAAATGTCTGAAATGGGAGAAGCAAAAGGGGCTAGCGAGAATCCATTTTAAATGCGGCCTTCGCGCGCTTCAGGACTTTAACGAAAGTCTTCAGATTTTGGACGTGCTGTCTGCGAAGTTTAATACCGGGCGCAAGGATATTTTGACCCGCTTTGAAAAGTGGGAGCAGGAGCACAAGCAGCTCAAGGCGGAAGTGGACATCCTGCAAGAAGAAAATACTTCGTATCAGGCAGCAGAGTTGCTTTCTGCTGTTCAGGGGAAAGTTTTGGCTCATATTTTTGAACAAAAAACCTTTCAGGAATTACAGCAAATGGCTGCCAAGCTGACATCTGAGCATGATTTACTTGTATTATTAGCCACAACAGCAGAAAACAAAATCATTCTGACGCATAACGGCACACAGCATGTTGCCTGCGGAGCATACTTTAAAGAGCATCTGGGCGCGTTTCAGGGTAAGGGTGGCGGCAGCAACCAATCGGCTCAGGCAGCGTTCTCGTCCCGTGAAGACCTTTTGAACTTTTTTGAAACCGCCCAGCGACAGTTTATTCAGGGCTAA
- a CDS encoding LysR substrate-binding domain-containing protein, producing MEIRQLQYFLRLCKELHFSEAAYKLGISQPTLSQQIRVLEDEVGVPLFDRIGKKTVKTEAGELLEHYASQVIQQLENAKNAISDLTHLHTGHLRVAVLPSDLDYRLTPVLISFHKEFPHTKVQVIPSIDIYNEVLDNKVDIGVGLGIHSDHRLHRIPFYTETHSLYVNTEHDLADKDIIVPEDLAKVSLVMYPKGFVGRDLVDRWCEDQGVLIHPLMETGSATSLFQLVKEGIGATIQPSQLIESFGSLGIRAIPIKHAPTRHLEMFYRVDKYVGPAAKAFIQKMETFFTN from the coding sequence ATGGAAATACGGCAATTGCAATATTTTCTTCGATTGTGCAAAGAGCTGCATTTTTCTGAGGCCGCCTACAAGCTGGGAATTTCGCAACCCACGCTGAGCCAGCAAATACGGGTATTAGAGGATGAGGTGGGGGTCCCTTTGTTCGACCGTATTGGCAAGAAAACCGTAAAGACGGAAGCAGGCGAGCTTCTGGAGCACTACGCTTCACAAGTCATTCAGCAATTGGAAAATGCAAAAAACGCCATATCTGATCTGACCCATCTCCATACCGGTCATTTGCGTGTTGCGGTTCTGCCCTCTGACCTGGATTATCGACTGACTCCTGTACTGATCAGCTTTCACAAGGAGTTTCCTCATACGAAGGTTCAGGTCATTCCCTCGATTGATATTTACAATGAAGTGCTCGATAATAAAGTGGATATTGGAGTAGGCTTGGGGATTCATTCGGATCACCGTTTGCACCGCATCCCTTTTTATACGGAAACGCACAGCTTGTATGTAAATACAGAACATGATTTAGCAGACAAAGATATAATTGTACCGGAAGACTTGGCAAAAGTTTCTTTAGTGATGTATCCCAAAGGATTTGTCGGGCGTGATCTGGTGGATCGTTGGTGTGAAGATCAGGGGGTTTTAATCCATCCTTTGATGGAAACAGGCTCAGCAACATCTCTGTTTCAACTGGTGAAAGAAGGCATAGGAGCTACGATTCAGCCGAGCCAATTGATTGAAAGCTTCGGGTCACTGGGGATTCGCGCGATTCCGATCAAGCATGCACCTACCCGACATTTGGAAATGTTTTATCGTGTAGATAAATATGTAGGTCCAGCCGCAAAAGCCTTTATTCAAAAAATGGAGACGTTTTTTACAAATTGA
- a CDS encoding XRE family transcriptional regulator, with amino-acid sequence METINLIIAKNLKAFRENKKLSLERVAELTGVSKTMIGQIERGESSPTITTIWKIANGLKISFSSLINNPQPDTKVVLGSEIQILTEDNGKYRVYPHFPFEDNRRFEVYSIEIEQKGFLSADSHGEGTEEFLTVFDGELTIRVNDLEYTVKSGDSIRFKADRPHTYHNSGETLTRLSMVIYYPI; translated from the coding sequence ATGGAGACGATCAATCTGATCATTGCCAAAAACTTAAAAGCCTTTAGAGAAAATAAGAAATTAAGTCTTGAAAGAGTTGCAGAACTCACTGGAGTAAGCAAAACGATGATCGGTCAAATTGAAAGAGGCGAATCCAGCCCTACGATTACAACGATTTGGAAAATAGCGAATGGATTAAAAATTTCTTTTTCTTCATTAATAAATAATCCGCAGCCAGATACAAAAGTGGTTTTAGGAAGTGAAATTCAAATATTAACGGAAGACAACGGAAAATATCGAGTCTATCCCCACTTCCCCTTCGAAGATAATAGACGCTTTGAAGTTTATTCAATCGAGATAGAACAAAAGGGCTTCCTAAGTGCTGATTCTCACGGAGAGGGAACGGAGGAGTTCTTGACTGTTTTTGATGGAGAATTAACTATTCGTGTAAATGACCTTGAATATACAGTAAAAAGTGGGGATTCCATCCGATTCAAAGCGGACAGACCCCATACCTATCATAATTCAGGTGAAACATTAACTCGGTTAAGTATGGTTATATACTATCCAATTTAA
- a CDS encoding sugar efflux transporter, with protein MIMRIKNLFFIRNYPLFMICMLLQGMAISISAPFLAVYFTTTLGVSVGTFGVFTAVTLICGIWISSLIAKRSDTGLDRKQILVICMLFNAVAFAGYLVIQNFYVLFVYMTVFTAVGAPGMPQLFASAREAVDRSKSVDHAFANSTLRSMFSLGFITGPLLGSFLIAHTGFQGIFMGTTSIFVLIAVLLFCFIKQPPAQLKSKAQLSLHNITLHKNIEILIPFSVLTLLYVAHWMNSLNISLFIIHNLKGDTNDVALVSSICAILEIPLMIMLGVFAAKYSNRLLVFLGSLTGVAYYILVIMSTEMWQLLVGQLLLAFFVAVISAIGISYMQDLLPSLPGYASTLYSNATTIGRLVGSLAGGLTAQWIGYRNSYWVCLFLILCSICLLAISKKLDIAKTVALKQKEHSL; from the coding sequence ATGATAATGCGTATTAAAAATCTTTTCTTTATCCGTAACTACCCGCTATTCATGATCTGTATGTTATTGCAAGGTATGGCGATATCGATAAGTGCACCTTTTTTGGCTGTATATTTCACAACTACACTAGGCGTATCTGTTGGAACCTTTGGTGTTTTTACAGCTGTGACTTTGATTTGTGGTATATGGATAAGCTCTCTTATTGCCAAACGTTCTGATACTGGATTGGATCGTAAACAAATTTTGGTTATTTGTATGTTATTTAATGCCGTAGCATTTGCAGGATATCTTGTCATTCAAAATTTTTATGTACTTTTTGTATATATGACTGTCTTCACAGCAGTGGGAGCACCTGGAATGCCACAGTTATTTGCTAGTGCACGTGAAGCGGTAGATCGCAGTAAATCAGTTGATCATGCCTTTGCCAATTCAACACTTCGTTCTATGTTTTCTCTTGGGTTTATCACTGGGCCTCTATTGGGCTCCTTCTTGATTGCACATACGGGTTTTCAAGGTATCTTTATGGGTACGACCTCCATTTTTGTACTTATCGCAGTTCTACTATTCTGTTTTATTAAGCAGCCCCCTGCTCAACTCAAAAGTAAGGCTCAACTTTCACTTCATAACATTACATTGCATAAAAATATTGAGATTCTGATACCGTTCTCAGTTCTCACTTTGCTCTATGTGGCACACTGGATGAACAGTTTAAATATTTCATTGTTTATCATTCACAACTTAAAAGGGGACACGAATGACGTTGCTTTAGTATCCAGCATTTGTGCAATATTGGAAATACCTTTAATGATCATGTTAGGTGTATTTGCCGCTAAATATTCCAATCGCCTGCTTGTATTTCTGGGTTCTTTAACAGGGGTTGCCTATTACATTCTCGTCATTATGTCTACAGAAATGTGGCAGTTATTAGTGGGGCAGCTTCTTCTGGCCTTCTTTGTTGCAGTGATATCGGCCATTGGCATCAGTTACATGCAGGATTTGTTGCCTTCTCTTCCTGGTTATGCATCGACGCTGTACTCCAATGCGACAACCATTGGAAGACTGGTAGGCAGCTTAGCGGGTGGATTAACCGCTCAATGGATTGGCTATCGGAACTCCTATTGGGTATGTTTGTTCCTGATCCTCTGCTCCATCTGCCTTCTAGCGATATCAAAAAAATTAGATATTGCAAAAACGGTTGCTTTAAAACAAAAGGAACACAGTCTATAG
- a CDS encoding MFS transporter, whose protein sequence is MRLVYLILIIFFISLNLRPSITSVGPLLDIIQAHLGLSGVTASLITALPIFCMGLFSLSSIWLQHRLGVERSLLAAMLLILIATFLRMFVHHTSFLLATAIFSGIGIGIAGPLVAGFIKKYFPEKPGLTGLYSVSMVIGAAVASSFSVPLFRQMDSWQHALSFWSILAVPAVLLLLPLLQKREVPAKNLRSSSFSIRNKRVHLFTLFFGCMAGIFYAVTAWLAPIAQAAGLDHAQSGMVLTLFTLIQIPVSFFIPLLAGKSGNRTTWLLLCGLSELIGIVLLMTHSSPWVAAIFLGIGAGGLFPLALLIPIEEAAHTEEATSWSAMMQFGGYLLGSLGPALIGLSLDLFQTFMPTLFILAMIICTMILVGLKIGNKDKRSLSDKNL, encoded by the coding sequence ATGCGTTTGGTGTATCTTATCCTGATTATATTTTTTATCTCCTTAAATTTAAGACCCTCCATTACGTCCGTCGGGCCTTTACTGGATATCATTCAAGCTCATTTGGGATTAAGCGGGGTGACCGCCAGTTTAATTACGGCGCTGCCTATTTTCTGTATGGGCCTCTTCTCTCTGTCATCTATCTGGCTCCAGCATCGCTTAGGCGTTGAAAGATCTTTGCTTGCAGCCATGCTGTTGATCCTCATAGCCACGTTCCTGCGCATGTTCGTTCATCATACTTCCTTCCTGCTCGCTACCGCTATATTCTCTGGAATAGGTATCGGAATCGCAGGCCCCTTGGTTGCGGGGTTTATCAAAAAATATTTTCCCGAGAAACCAGGGTTAACCGGGCTTTATTCCGTTTCCATGGTAATCGGAGCAGCCGTTGCATCCAGCTTTTCTGTGCCACTTTTCCGACAAATGGACTCTTGGCAGCACGCTCTGAGCTTCTGGAGCATTTTAGCGGTTCCCGCTGTGCTACTCCTTCTCCCCCTGCTCCAAAAAAGAGAAGTTCCTGCAAAAAACCTGCGGAGTTCGTCTTTCTCGATCAGGAATAAACGGGTACATTTATTTACTTTATTTTTTGGCTGTATGGCGGGTATTTTTTACGCTGTGACTGCTTGGTTGGCCCCCATCGCGCAAGCTGCGGGTTTAGACCATGCTCAGTCCGGTATGGTGCTTACCCTATTTACCCTGATTCAAATCCCGGTAAGCTTCTTCATCCCTCTTCTTGCCGGTAAATCAGGAAACAGAACAACATGGCTGCTTCTATGTGGTCTATCTGAATTGATCGGCATTGTCCTGTTGATGACACACTCTTCTCCTTGGGTGGCTGCTATTTTCCTGGGCATTGGAGCTGGTGGATTGTTTCCTTTAGCACTACTCATTCCAATCGAAGAAGCAGCGCATACAGAAGAAGCTACCTCATGGTCTGCAATGATGCAATTTGGAGGATATTTGCTAGGCTCTCTGGGACCTGCCTTGATCGGGCTGAGCCTCGACCTTTTTCAGACGTTTATGCCAACCTTGTTCATACTGGCTATGATCATATGTACGATGATTTTGGTGGGCTTAAAGATAGGGAACAAAGATAAACGTTCGCTTTCCGATAAGAATTTATAA
- a CDS encoding winged helix-turn-helix transcriptional regulator, with amino-acid sequence MKDNTKTYMHGIEATFEVIGGKWKATILYHLTNGRKRTYELRQLIPKITQKVLTQQLRELEKDEIIHRIIYNQVPPKVEYELSEYGRNFKDLLDRFCLWGEEHLDRVYGDKTTVLEEFSVEEPCVEKK; translated from the coding sequence ATGAAAGATAATACCAAAACATATATGCACGGTATTGAAGCGACCTTCGAGGTCATCGGCGGGAAATGGAAAGCCACCATCCTGTATCATTTAACCAACGGCAGAAAACGTACATATGAACTCCGTCAACTCATTCCAAAAATCACCCAAAAAGTGCTTACCCAACAGCTTAGAGAGCTGGAAAAGGACGAGATCATCCACCGAATTATCTATAACCAGGTTCCACCCAAAGTAGAGTATGAGCTTAGTGAATACGGAAGGAACTTTAAAGATCTGCTTGATCGTTTTTGCTTATGGGGGGAAGAACACTTAGACAGGGTTTATGGTGATAAAACAACGGTGCTGGAGGAATTTTCTGTGGAAGAGCCTTGTGTAGAAAAAAAGTAA